A part of Saccopteryx bilineata isolate mSacBil1 chromosome 12, mSacBil1_pri_phased_curated, whole genome shotgun sequence genomic DNA contains:
- the AKAP12 gene encoding A-kinase anchor protein 12 isoform X1, giving the protein MGAGSSTEQRSPEQPEAGSGTPAEPEPEPEPSGGSPVAEAVPGAPGNPAIAAADPATKLLQKNGQLSTVNGLAEQGLAEQGELGLQEGAPNGQEEEVLVAEVGQRESEDVTERDSDKEMAANSAAVQDITKDGQEETPEITEQIPSSESNSEELTQTTEAQSNDVGFKKVFKFVGFKFTVKKDKSEKSDTVQLLTVKKEEGEGAGGSEGAGDHQEPSRESGEATTPKESEPNQPAEKAEETRKDEQSNTAAPLQAESGQAAGEGGDGEEKQEKEPTKSPGSPTSPVASETASPFKKFFTQGWAGWRKKTSFRKPKEEELEASEKKKEQEVERADPEEKEKTEDTSEKLAASAQPQPQPQPREAPESETDARLSAEYEKVELPSEGQVPGAPEEKAAPLATEVFDEKVEIVAEVHVSTAEEEAEGQRAEAEETEAALPPEKRVETNADQEAEPPEEEPAKTKAVCAPRGDHPQPPEPSPDEKAPAALPEGVVGEAEMLAAQERVKVQGSPLKKLFTSTGLKKLSAKKQKVKRGGGDEESGEQHPAAADSPDSTDEQKGESSASSPDEPEEITCLEKGVAEAPQEAELEEGTTSDGEKKREGGVTPWASFKKMVTPKKRVRRLSESDKEDELDKAKSATLSSTESAASEMQEDLKGHGEEPKPEEPKRKVDTSVSWEALICVGSSKKRARKASSSDDEGGPLKPTAGESQKPDDAGKDKEAGPDATPASSQEHEQGQGGSSPEQAGSPTDGEGVSTWESFKRLVTARKKSKSKLEEKHEDSVTGAGAEHAASDVEPGKEESWVSIKKLIPGRRKKRLDGKQDQATVEDTGPTEVNEDDSDVPAVVPLSEYDAVEREKMEAQEAQKNDEKPEQKVGVYVSEELSKSLVQTVTVAVIDGARAVADIEERSPSWISASVTEPVEQAEDEAKPPTEEVFESEVTAAETPTVTKTLPESQDAGDDTIVSEMEFTSEAVTAAETTEAFCAEEATEASGAEETTDMVSAVSQLSDSPDTTEEATPVQEVEGGVPDMEDQDRRTQEVLQAVAEKVREEAQLPGARGPEDTSQTVQKVESQTPEKVGEAEEGSQGPDPKKEMEVVLKRHVEESETLDLTQGKGFVQAMPEHLEKVQVTERVESSELMTTHQAGTLGGVKSEIILEQAAAPDSAETLTDSETNGSTPLADLEALHITQQDKITEVHASVDEVASGTQSQIAEAVVVPAPKEMLPAPAGSQPQAENKDHSKMAEVQERTDREAPVETVPVLSKMEGIQEAGQFADEETKDVPFVEGLEVSADAEITASQKKIIEVALKDEVPEEAEFQKNDNIELQNHTQSLRTPVEREMVVQVEREKMEAKPAQASEEKPEPKPAEVLSEQLVQTVHVTIIDGEKEVTGFEGSSPSWLVQGEAVCTEIQGQSSEASLPLTAAAVEEKVLGETVKILETAGTLESADAHLEPEEKSSEKEAFVVQPGQAAVPTGTESRAGSTPITVSTTPDKGISADLEGDKTTSQEGRSDEDDEQVSCQEVRVSETREEDLKAENEILQLKTESGKLVQNIIQTAVDQLVSTEETATDCQMPAQVMTADNREAEQKIEKEERELQVSAKDARQTTTAKEESAPTPVEQTCSDISKDTRAASEEVTPVEVEGSSANDQQLEEVTLPAQEKREVTATKPVLEDGDRDSQQDEKGEAGDYPGKQTSALEDAEASGGSTKESLDANGPKLKEKEVELQEGKEQSESEKETKTQTQETQKQGRQPATPELTDS; this is encoded by the coding sequence TTGGACAGAGAGAATCCGAAGATGTGACTGAAAGAGACTCAGATAAAGAGATGGCTGCCAACTCCGCGGCTGTTCAAGACATCACCAAGGACGGGCAGGAGGAGACGCCTGAAATCACAGAGCAGATCCCTTCCTCGGAAAGCAATTCAGAAGAGCTCACGCAGACCACCGAGGCCCAGAGTAATGATGTTGGATTTAAGAAGGTGTTTAAGTTTGTTGGCTTTAAATTCACTGTGAAAAAGGATAAGAGCGAGAAGTCTGACACCGTCCAGCTACTCACTGTCAAAaaagaggaaggtgagggagcaGGAGGATCAGAGGGGGCTGGTGACCACCAGGAGCCCAGCCGGGAGAGCGGGGAAGCCACGACTCCCAAAGAAAGTGAGCCCAACCAACCTGCAGAGAAAGCCGAAGAGACCCGGAAAGACGAGCAGAGCAACACGGCAGCGCCGCTGCAGGCCGAGTCCGGCCAGGCGGCAGGGGAAGGCGGAGATGGagaagaaaagcaagagaaagaaccCACCAAATCTCCAGGCTCTCCGACCAGCCCAGTGGCCAGCGAAACGGCGTCACCCTTCAAAAAATTCTTCACTCAAGGTTGGGCTGGCTGGCGGAAAAAGACCAGTTTCAGGAAGcccaaggaggaggagctggaagcttcagagaagaagaaggaacaaGAAGTGGAAAGAGCAGAcccagaagaaaaggagaagacagaAGACACCTCCGAGAAGCTGGCCGCCTCTGCACAGCCacagccgcagccgcagccgcgGGAGGCCCCAGAGAGCGAGACCGACGCCCGATTATCCGCGGAGTATGAGAAGGTGGAGCTGCCCTCCGAGGGCCAAGTGCCGGGAGCTCCCGAAGAGAAAGCCGCCCCTTTAGCCACGGAAGTATTTGATGAAAAAGTCGAGATTGTCGCGGAAGTCCACGTTAGCACCGCCGAGGAGGAAGCGGAGGGGCAGAGAGCCGAGGCGGAGGAGACAGAGGCGGCCCTGCCGCCTGAGAAACGGGTGGAAACAAATGCCGACCAGGAAGCGGAGCCCCCCGAAGAGGAGCCCGCGAAGACCAAAGCAGTGTGTGCCCCGCGAGGGGACCACCCCCAGCCCCCCGAACCGAGTCCCGACGAGAAAGCGCCCGCGGCACTCCCCGAGGGCGTCGTGGGGGAGGCGGAAATGCTGGCAGCGCAGGAGAGAGTGAAGGTGCAGGGAAGCCCTTTAAAGAAACTTTTTACGAGCACCGGCTTAAAAAAGCTTTCTGCGAAGAAGCAGAAAgtgaaaagaggaggaggagacgaGGAGTCGGGGGAACAGCACCCCGCCGCGGCCGACTCTCCCGACAGCACAGACGAGCAGAAGGGCGAGAGCTCCGCCTCGTCCCCCGACGAGCCCGAGGAGATCACGTGTCTGGAGAAGGGGGTCGCGGAGGCGCCCCAGGAGGCCGAGCTCGAGGAAGGAACTACTTCCGacggagagaaaaagagggaaggtgGTGTGACCCCCTGGGCGTCTTTCAAAAAGATGGTGACGCCCAAGAAACGCGTCCGCAGGCTTTCCGAGAGCGATAAAGAAGACGAGCTGGACAAGGCGAAGAGCGCCACCCTGTCGTCCACGGAGAGCGCGGCCTCTGAAATGCAGGAGGACCTGAAAGGACACGGCGAAGAGCCCAAGCCGGAGGAGCCGAAGCGCAAGGTGGACACTTCTGTGTCTTGGGAAGCTTTAATTTGCGTGGGGTCATCCAAGAAAAGAGCAAGGAAAGCGTCGTCTTCTGACGACGAAGGGGGGCCCCTGAAACCGACGGCAGGAGAAAGCCAAAAACCAGATGACGCAGGAAAAGACAAAGAGGCTGGACCAGACGCGACCCCGGCCAGTTCCCAGGAGCACGAGCAGGGCCAGGGCGGCTCCTCTCCGGAGCAGGCCGGGAGCCCCACCGACGGGGAGGGCGTTTCCACCTGGGAGTCGTTCAAAAGATTAGTCACCGCGAGGAAGAAATCGAAGTCAAAACTGGAAGAGAAGCACGAAGACTCTGTCACCGGGGCGGGTGCAGAACATGCCGCTTCAGATGTTGAACCCGGGAAAGAAGAGTCTTGGGTTTCAATCAAGAAATTGATTCCCGGACGAAGGAAGAAAAGGTTGGATGGGAAACAAGATCAGGCCACCGTGGAAGATACAGGACCGACAGAAGTCAACGAGGATGATTCTGACGTCCCCGCCGTGGTCCCTCTGTCCGAGTACGATGCGGTGGAAAGGGAGAAAATGGAAGCACAAGAAGCCCAGAAAAATGACGAGAAGCCCGAGCAGAAGGTAGGGGTTTATGTGTCAGAGGAGCTCAGTAAGAGTCTGGTTCAGACAGTGACTGTGGCCGTCATTGATGGCGCAAGAGCTGTCGCCGATATTGAAGAAAGATCACCGTCCTGGATATCTGCTTCCGTGACAGAACCTGTGGAACAAGCAGAGGATGAAGCCAAACCACCGACTGAGGAGGTATTTGAGAGCGAGGTCACGGCGGCAGAAACCCCCACTGTTACCAAAACTCTGCCCGAGAGCCAAGATGCTGGTGATGACACGATCGTCAGTGAGATGGAATTCACTTCTGAAGCGGTGACAGCGGCGGAAACGACGGAAGCATTTTGTGCTGAAGAAGCAACGGAAGCATCTGGTGCCGAGGAGACCACCGACATGGTTTCGGCCGTCTCCCAGTTAAGCGACTCTCCGGACACCACCGAGGAAGCAACGCCAGTTCAGGAGGTGGAAGGTGGCGTGCCGGACATGGAAGATCAAGACAGGCGGACTCAGGAGGTCCTGCAGGCGGTGGCAGAAAAAGTTAGAGAAGAGGCACAGCTGCCCGGTGCCAGAGGACCAGAGGACACAAGTCAGACAGTGCAGAAAGTAGAATCACAAACACCAGAGAAAGTGGGAGAGGCTGAAGAAGGTTCTCAGGGGCCAGATCCGAAGAAGGAGATGGAAGTGGTGTTGAAAAGACATGTGGAAGAAAGTGAAACCTTGGATTTGACACAAGGGAAGGGATTTGTACAGGCCATGCCCGAACACTTGGAAAAAGTTCAAGTCACAGAGAGGGTCGAGTCCAGCGAGCTGATGACCACCCATCAAGCTGGAACCTTGGGTGGGGTAAAATCAGAAATTATACTGGAACAGGCTGCTGCCCCTGACTCAGCTGAAACGCTTACAGACAGTGAGACCAATGGGAGCACCCCACTAGCGGATTTGGAAGCTCTCCATATCACACAGCAAGACAAGATCACGGAAGTCCATGCCTCAGTTGATGAGGTTGCGTCTGGTACCCAGTCACAGATTGCAGAAGCAGTAGTAGTTCCTGCGCCAAAAGAGATGCTCCCAGCACCTGCTGGTTCTCAACCCCAGGCAGAAAACAAAGACCATTCAAAAATGGCAGAGGTTCAAGAACGTACGGATAGAGAGGCACCAGTGGAAACTGTACCCGTCCTTTCAAAGATGGAGGGGATTCAGGAGGCTGGCCAGTTTGCTGATGAGGAAACCAAAGacgtaccatttgttgaaggacTAGAAGTGTCTGCAGACGCAGAAATCacagccagtcagaaaaagatcaTTGAAGTTGCCCTTAAAGATGAAGTTCCTGAAGAAGCTGAATTTCAAAAGAATGATAACATTGAACTCCAGAACCATACCCAGTCTCTTCGAACCCCAGTGGAGAGAGAGATGGTAGTTCAGgtagaaagggaaaaaatggaaGCGAAGCCAGCCCAGGCAAGTGAAGAGAAACCTGAGCCCAAACCAGCTGAAGTGCTCAGTGAGCAACTGGTCCAGACGGTTCATGTGACTATCATAGACGGGGAGAAGGAAGTTACCGGTTTTGAAGGAAGTTCGCCTTCTTGGCTAGTTCAAGGGGAAGCAGTCTGCACAGAAATTCAAGGTCAAAGCTCTGAGGCATCATTGCCTCTAACAGCTGCAGCGGTGGAGGAGAAGGTCTTAGGAGAAACCGTCAAGATTTTAGAAACAGCTGGAACTTTGGAGTCTGCAGACGCACATTTGGAACCGGAAGAAAAGTCCTCTGAAAAAGAAGCCTTTGTTGTTCAGCCAGGGCAAGCTGCCGTGCCCACAGGGACTGAGTCCCGGGCAGGATCAACACCAATAACAGTATCCACTACCCCTGACAAAGGCATCAGTGCTGACCTGGAAGGAGATAAAACCACATCGCAGGAAGGGAGGTCAGATGAAGATGATGAGCAGGTGAGCTGTCAGGAAGTCAGAGTGAGTGAAACGAGAGAGGAAGATTTAAAGGCTGAAAATGAGATTTTGCAACTCAAAACTGAGAGTGGTAAACTTGTGCAAAACATAATCCAGACGGCCGTTGACCAGTTAGTGAGTACAGAAGAAACAGCCACTGATTGCCAGATGCCGGCTCAAGTGATGACAGCTGACAATCGGGAAGCTgaacagaaaattgaaaaagaagaaagggaacttCAGGTCTCTGCAAAGGACGCAAGACAAACCACCACAGCCAAAGAGGAATCCGCACCGACCCCGGTGGAACAAACATGCTCAGATATTTCCAAAGACACGCGTGCAGCTTCAGAAGAGGTCACGCCCGTTGAGGTCGAAGGCTCCAGTGCAAATGACCAGCAGCTTGAAGAGGTGACCCTCCCGGcccaggaaaagagagaagtaacCGCAACAAAGCCTGTGCTGGAAGATGGTGATCGTGACTCCCAACAAGATGAAAAGGGTGAGGCTGGCGATTACCCTGGGAAGCAAACCTCAGCCCTGGAAGACGCTGAGGCCTCGGGAGGCTCAACCAAAGAGTCCTTGGATGCCAATGGACCGAAACTCAAAGAGAAGGAAGTGGAATTGcaggaaggaaaagagcagaGCGAGTCAGAAAAAGAGACCAAAACACAGACGCAGGAGACACAGAAACAAGGGAGACAGCCAGCAACACCAGAACTTACAGATTCCTAA
- the AKAP12 gene encoding A-kinase anchor protein 12 isoform X2 encodes MLGIITITVGQRESEDVTERDSDKEMAANSAAVQDITKDGQEETPEITEQIPSSESNSEELTQTTEAQSNDVGFKKVFKFVGFKFTVKKDKSEKSDTVQLLTVKKEEGEGAGGSEGAGDHQEPSRESGEATTPKESEPNQPAEKAEETRKDEQSNTAAPLQAESGQAAGEGGDGEEKQEKEPTKSPGSPTSPVASETASPFKKFFTQGWAGWRKKTSFRKPKEEELEASEKKKEQEVERADPEEKEKTEDTSEKLAASAQPQPQPQPREAPESETDARLSAEYEKVELPSEGQVPGAPEEKAAPLATEVFDEKVEIVAEVHVSTAEEEAEGQRAEAEETEAALPPEKRVETNADQEAEPPEEEPAKTKAVCAPRGDHPQPPEPSPDEKAPAALPEGVVGEAEMLAAQERVKVQGSPLKKLFTSTGLKKLSAKKQKVKRGGGDEESGEQHPAAADSPDSTDEQKGESSASSPDEPEEITCLEKGVAEAPQEAELEEGTTSDGEKKREGGVTPWASFKKMVTPKKRVRRLSESDKEDELDKAKSATLSSTESAASEMQEDLKGHGEEPKPEEPKRKVDTSVSWEALICVGSSKKRARKASSSDDEGGPLKPTAGESQKPDDAGKDKEAGPDATPASSQEHEQGQGGSSPEQAGSPTDGEGVSTWESFKRLVTARKKSKSKLEEKHEDSVTGAGAEHAASDVEPGKEESWVSIKKLIPGRRKKRLDGKQDQATVEDTGPTEVNEDDSDVPAVVPLSEYDAVEREKMEAQEAQKNDEKPEQKVGVYVSEELSKSLVQTVTVAVIDGARAVADIEERSPSWISASVTEPVEQAEDEAKPPTEEVFESEVTAAETPTVTKTLPESQDAGDDTIVSEMEFTSEAVTAAETTEAFCAEEATEASGAEETTDMVSAVSQLSDSPDTTEEATPVQEVEGGVPDMEDQDRRTQEVLQAVAEKVREEAQLPGARGPEDTSQTVQKVESQTPEKVGEAEEGSQGPDPKKEMEVVLKRHVEESETLDLTQGKGFVQAMPEHLEKVQVTERVESSELMTTHQAGTLGGVKSEIILEQAAAPDSAETLTDSETNGSTPLADLEALHITQQDKITEVHASVDEVASGTQSQIAEAVVVPAPKEMLPAPAGSQPQAENKDHSKMAEVQERTDREAPVETVPVLSKMEGIQEAGQFADEETKDVPFVEGLEVSADAEITASQKKIIEVALKDEVPEEAEFQKNDNIELQNHTQSLRTPVEREMVVQVEREKMEAKPAQASEEKPEPKPAEVLSEQLVQTVHVTIIDGEKEVTGFEGSSPSWLVQGEAVCTEIQGQSSEASLPLTAAAVEEKVLGETVKILETAGTLESADAHLEPEEKSSEKEAFVVQPGQAAVPTGTESRAGSTPITVSTTPDKGISADLEGDKTTSQEGRSDEDDEQVSCQEVRVSETREEDLKAENEILQLKTESGKLVQNIIQTAVDQLVSTEETATDCQMPAQVMTADNREAEQKIEKEERELQVSAKDARQTTTAKEESAPTPVEQTCSDISKDTRAASEEVTPVEVEGSSANDQQLEEVTLPAQEKREVTATKPVLEDGDRDSQQDEKGEAGDYPGKQTSALEDAEASGGSTKESLDANGPKLKEKEVELQEGKEQSESEKETKTQTQETQKQGRQPATPELTDS; translated from the coding sequence TTGGACAGAGAGAATCCGAAGATGTGACTGAAAGAGACTCAGATAAAGAGATGGCTGCCAACTCCGCGGCTGTTCAAGACATCACCAAGGACGGGCAGGAGGAGACGCCTGAAATCACAGAGCAGATCCCTTCCTCGGAAAGCAATTCAGAAGAGCTCACGCAGACCACCGAGGCCCAGAGTAATGATGTTGGATTTAAGAAGGTGTTTAAGTTTGTTGGCTTTAAATTCACTGTGAAAAAGGATAAGAGCGAGAAGTCTGACACCGTCCAGCTACTCACTGTCAAAaaagaggaaggtgagggagcaGGAGGATCAGAGGGGGCTGGTGACCACCAGGAGCCCAGCCGGGAGAGCGGGGAAGCCACGACTCCCAAAGAAAGTGAGCCCAACCAACCTGCAGAGAAAGCCGAAGAGACCCGGAAAGACGAGCAGAGCAACACGGCAGCGCCGCTGCAGGCCGAGTCCGGCCAGGCGGCAGGGGAAGGCGGAGATGGagaagaaaagcaagagaaagaaccCACCAAATCTCCAGGCTCTCCGACCAGCCCAGTGGCCAGCGAAACGGCGTCACCCTTCAAAAAATTCTTCACTCAAGGTTGGGCTGGCTGGCGGAAAAAGACCAGTTTCAGGAAGcccaaggaggaggagctggaagcttcagagaagaagaaggaacaaGAAGTGGAAAGAGCAGAcccagaagaaaaggagaagacagaAGACACCTCCGAGAAGCTGGCCGCCTCTGCACAGCCacagccgcagccgcagccgcgGGAGGCCCCAGAGAGCGAGACCGACGCCCGATTATCCGCGGAGTATGAGAAGGTGGAGCTGCCCTCCGAGGGCCAAGTGCCGGGAGCTCCCGAAGAGAAAGCCGCCCCTTTAGCCACGGAAGTATTTGATGAAAAAGTCGAGATTGTCGCGGAAGTCCACGTTAGCACCGCCGAGGAGGAAGCGGAGGGGCAGAGAGCCGAGGCGGAGGAGACAGAGGCGGCCCTGCCGCCTGAGAAACGGGTGGAAACAAATGCCGACCAGGAAGCGGAGCCCCCCGAAGAGGAGCCCGCGAAGACCAAAGCAGTGTGTGCCCCGCGAGGGGACCACCCCCAGCCCCCCGAACCGAGTCCCGACGAGAAAGCGCCCGCGGCACTCCCCGAGGGCGTCGTGGGGGAGGCGGAAATGCTGGCAGCGCAGGAGAGAGTGAAGGTGCAGGGAAGCCCTTTAAAGAAACTTTTTACGAGCACCGGCTTAAAAAAGCTTTCTGCGAAGAAGCAGAAAgtgaaaagaggaggaggagacgaGGAGTCGGGGGAACAGCACCCCGCCGCGGCCGACTCTCCCGACAGCACAGACGAGCAGAAGGGCGAGAGCTCCGCCTCGTCCCCCGACGAGCCCGAGGAGATCACGTGTCTGGAGAAGGGGGTCGCGGAGGCGCCCCAGGAGGCCGAGCTCGAGGAAGGAACTACTTCCGacggagagaaaaagagggaaggtgGTGTGACCCCCTGGGCGTCTTTCAAAAAGATGGTGACGCCCAAGAAACGCGTCCGCAGGCTTTCCGAGAGCGATAAAGAAGACGAGCTGGACAAGGCGAAGAGCGCCACCCTGTCGTCCACGGAGAGCGCGGCCTCTGAAATGCAGGAGGACCTGAAAGGACACGGCGAAGAGCCCAAGCCGGAGGAGCCGAAGCGCAAGGTGGACACTTCTGTGTCTTGGGAAGCTTTAATTTGCGTGGGGTCATCCAAGAAAAGAGCAAGGAAAGCGTCGTCTTCTGACGACGAAGGGGGGCCCCTGAAACCGACGGCAGGAGAAAGCCAAAAACCAGATGACGCAGGAAAAGACAAAGAGGCTGGACCAGACGCGACCCCGGCCAGTTCCCAGGAGCACGAGCAGGGCCAGGGCGGCTCCTCTCCGGAGCAGGCCGGGAGCCCCACCGACGGGGAGGGCGTTTCCACCTGGGAGTCGTTCAAAAGATTAGTCACCGCGAGGAAGAAATCGAAGTCAAAACTGGAAGAGAAGCACGAAGACTCTGTCACCGGGGCGGGTGCAGAACATGCCGCTTCAGATGTTGAACCCGGGAAAGAAGAGTCTTGGGTTTCAATCAAGAAATTGATTCCCGGACGAAGGAAGAAAAGGTTGGATGGGAAACAAGATCAGGCCACCGTGGAAGATACAGGACCGACAGAAGTCAACGAGGATGATTCTGACGTCCCCGCCGTGGTCCCTCTGTCCGAGTACGATGCGGTGGAAAGGGAGAAAATGGAAGCACAAGAAGCCCAGAAAAATGACGAGAAGCCCGAGCAGAAGGTAGGGGTTTATGTGTCAGAGGAGCTCAGTAAGAGTCTGGTTCAGACAGTGACTGTGGCCGTCATTGATGGCGCAAGAGCTGTCGCCGATATTGAAGAAAGATCACCGTCCTGGATATCTGCTTCCGTGACAGAACCTGTGGAACAAGCAGAGGATGAAGCCAAACCACCGACTGAGGAGGTATTTGAGAGCGAGGTCACGGCGGCAGAAACCCCCACTGTTACCAAAACTCTGCCCGAGAGCCAAGATGCTGGTGATGACACGATCGTCAGTGAGATGGAATTCACTTCTGAAGCGGTGACAGCGGCGGAAACGACGGAAGCATTTTGTGCTGAAGAAGCAACGGAAGCATCTGGTGCCGAGGAGACCACCGACATGGTTTCGGCCGTCTCCCAGTTAAGCGACTCTCCGGACACCACCGAGGAAGCAACGCCAGTTCAGGAGGTGGAAGGTGGCGTGCCGGACATGGAAGATCAAGACAGGCGGACTCAGGAGGTCCTGCAGGCGGTGGCAGAAAAAGTTAGAGAAGAGGCACAGCTGCCCGGTGCCAGAGGACCAGAGGACACAAGTCAGACAGTGCAGAAAGTAGAATCACAAACACCAGAGAAAGTGGGAGAGGCTGAAGAAGGTTCTCAGGGGCCAGATCCGAAGAAGGAGATGGAAGTGGTGTTGAAAAGACATGTGGAAGAAAGTGAAACCTTGGATTTGACACAAGGGAAGGGATTTGTACAGGCCATGCCCGAACACTTGGAAAAAGTTCAAGTCACAGAGAGGGTCGAGTCCAGCGAGCTGATGACCACCCATCAAGCTGGAACCTTGGGTGGGGTAAAATCAGAAATTATACTGGAACAGGCTGCTGCCCCTGACTCAGCTGAAACGCTTACAGACAGTGAGACCAATGGGAGCACCCCACTAGCGGATTTGGAAGCTCTCCATATCACACAGCAAGACAAGATCACGGAAGTCCATGCCTCAGTTGATGAGGTTGCGTCTGGTACCCAGTCACAGATTGCAGAAGCAGTAGTAGTTCCTGCGCCAAAAGAGATGCTCCCAGCACCTGCTGGTTCTCAACCCCAGGCAGAAAACAAAGACCATTCAAAAATGGCAGAGGTTCAAGAACGTACGGATAGAGAGGCACCAGTGGAAACTGTACCCGTCCTTTCAAAGATGGAGGGGATTCAGGAGGCTGGCCAGTTTGCTGATGAGGAAACCAAAGacgtaccatttgttgaaggacTAGAAGTGTCTGCAGACGCAGAAATCacagccagtcagaaaaagatcaTTGAAGTTGCCCTTAAAGATGAAGTTCCTGAAGAAGCTGAATTTCAAAAGAATGATAACATTGAACTCCAGAACCATACCCAGTCTCTTCGAACCCCAGTGGAGAGAGAGATGGTAGTTCAGgtagaaagggaaaaaatggaaGCGAAGCCAGCCCAGGCAAGTGAAGAGAAACCTGAGCCCAAACCAGCTGAAGTGCTCAGTGAGCAACTGGTCCAGACGGTTCATGTGACTATCATAGACGGGGAGAAGGAAGTTACCGGTTTTGAAGGAAGTTCGCCTTCTTGGCTAGTTCAAGGGGAAGCAGTCTGCACAGAAATTCAAGGTCAAAGCTCTGAGGCATCATTGCCTCTAACAGCTGCAGCGGTGGAGGAGAAGGTCTTAGGAGAAACCGTCAAGATTTTAGAAACAGCTGGAACTTTGGAGTCTGCAGACGCACATTTGGAACCGGAAGAAAAGTCCTCTGAAAAAGAAGCCTTTGTTGTTCAGCCAGGGCAAGCTGCCGTGCCCACAGGGACTGAGTCCCGGGCAGGATCAACACCAATAACAGTATCCACTACCCCTGACAAAGGCATCAGTGCTGACCTGGAAGGAGATAAAACCACATCGCAGGAAGGGAGGTCAGATGAAGATGATGAGCAGGTGAGCTGTCAGGAAGTCAGAGTGAGTGAAACGAGAGAGGAAGATTTAAAGGCTGAAAATGAGATTTTGCAACTCAAAACTGAGAGTGGTAAACTTGTGCAAAACATAATCCAGACGGCCGTTGACCAGTTAGTGAGTACAGAAGAAACAGCCACTGATTGCCAGATGCCGGCTCAAGTGATGACAGCTGACAATCGGGAAGCTgaacagaaaattgaaaaagaagaaagggaacttCAGGTCTCTGCAAAGGACGCAAGACAAACCACCACAGCCAAAGAGGAATCCGCACCGACCCCGGTGGAACAAACATGCTCAGATATTTCCAAAGACACGCGTGCAGCTTCAGAAGAGGTCACGCCCGTTGAGGTCGAAGGCTCCAGTGCAAATGACCAGCAGCTTGAAGAGGTGACCCTCCCGGcccaggaaaagagagaagtaacCGCAACAAAGCCTGTGCTGGAAGATGGTGATCGTGACTCCCAACAAGATGAAAAGGGTGAGGCTGGCGATTACCCTGGGAAGCAAACCTCAGCCCTGGAAGACGCTGAGGCCTCGGGAGGCTCAACCAAAGAGTCCTTGGATGCCAATGGACCGAAACTCAAAGAGAAGGAAGTGGAATTGcaggaaggaaaagagcagaGCGAGTCAGAAAAAGAGACCAAAACACAGACGCAGGAGACACAGAAACAAGGGAGACAGCCAGCAACACCAGAACTTACAGATTCCTAA